Part of the Paludisphaera borealis genome, AACTGGACCGAAAACGACATGATGCAGGGAAGAGAGTTCGGTCCCGCGCGCGTCGGGACGTTCGGTCGCGAGGCAGGTGGAGTGGATCGGTGGTCGACTTACGTGTGACGCTGGGACGGTTGTCGCTTCAAAACCCCGTGCTCGTGGCCTCCGGCACCTTCGGCTACGTCCGCGAGATGGCCGGGTTCGTGCGGCTCGACCGCCTGGGGGGCGTCGTCCCCAAAACGGTGACGTTCCGGCCGAGGGCGGGCAACCCGACCCCGCGCACAGTCGAAACGGCGTCGGGCCTGCTCAACGCGATCGGCCTGGACAACGACGGCGTCCATCACTTCCGCGACCACCACCTGCCTTACCTCCGCACGGTCGGGACCGCCGTGATCGCCAACATCGCCGGCGAGGACGAAGACCAGTTCGTCGAGATGGCCGAAATGCTCGGCGCCGAGCCGGGCCTGGCGGCCGTCGAACTCAACATCTCGTGCCCCAACGTCAGCCACGGGCTCGATCTGGGGGTCGATCCCGTCCTGGTCGGCCGCCTAGTGCGCCGGGTGCGGTTGGCGTGTCCTCTGCCGATCATCGCCAAGCTGACGCCGAACGTAACCAGCATCGTGCCCATCGCCGCCGCCGCCGCCGAGGCCGGAGCCGACGCCGTCTGCTTGATCAACACCCTGCGCGGGATGGCCGTGAACTGGCGGACGCGACGGCCGATCCTCGCCTACGACGTCGGCGGGCTCAGCGGACCGGCTATCAAGCCGGTCGCGTTGCGGATCGTCTGGGAAGTCGCGCGCGCCCTGCCGGGGCTGCCGATCATCGGTGTCGGCGGCATCGCCAGCGCCGAAGACGCGCTCGAGTTTCTGGTGGCCGGCGCCTCGGCCGTCCAGATCGGCACCGCGACGTTCTACAACCCCGCCGCCGCCGAGAACGTGGTCGACGACCTCGGCCGCCTGCTCGACGAGGCCGGCGTCGCCGCCGTCGCCCCGATCGTCGGCACCCTTCGCTCGAATCGTTCCTGAAAACCGATTCAGAAAATTCAGGCATCGCATCGCACAGTCGCGATAAACTAGGTAAACTATGGGCAACCAAGCGGGTTCCGCGCGGGTCGTCCTTCTCCGTCACACTCAGTTCGGGAGCTGACTCATGTCGGACGCTGCTTTTTCGGTGAACGCGGTCCCCAGTGAAAACGGCGTGGGAACGTTGGAACTCGCCACCCGCGCCGCGCGCGACGGCGCGGCCGACGCCAGCGTGGCGGCGGCCCGGTTCTGGGCGAATTCGAGCCTGATGGTTTCGCGACTTCTCTACAACACGGCCTACACTTTGTCGTACGGCGTCGTGTTTCCCGTCGCCTATGTCGCCAGGGCGATCCCCAACGACAACGCGGCCGTTCAGGGCGTCGTTGAAGGGGCCGAGGCCGC contains:
- a CDS encoding dihydroorotate dehydrogenase, with amino-acid sequence MVDLRVTLGRLSLQNPVLVASGTFGYVREMAGFVRLDRLGGVVPKTVTFRPRAGNPTPRTVETASGLLNAIGLDNDGVHHFRDHHLPYLRTVGTAVIANIAGEDEDQFVEMAEMLGAEPGLAAVELNISCPNVSHGLDLGVDPVLVGRLVRRVRLACPLPIIAKLTPNVTSIVPIAAAAAEAGADAVCLINTLRGMAVNWRTRRPILAYDVGGLSGPAIKPVALRIVWEVARALPGLPIIGVGGIASAEDALEFLVAGASAVQIGTATFYNPAAAENVVDDLGRLLDEAGVAAVAPIVGTLRSNRS